One window of Mediterraneibacter gnavus ATCC 29149 genomic DNA carries:
- a CDS encoding valine--tRNA ligase: MSKELAKTYDPKAIEEKLYERWCENKYFHAEVDRSRKPFTTVMPPPNITGKLHMGHALDNTLQDILIRYKRMQGYNALWIPGTDHAAISTEVKVTNQLKEEGIDKKELGREGFLERTWQWKEEYAGTIENQLKKLGISCDWDRERFTMDEGCSKAVEEVFIKLYEKGYIYKGSRIINWCPKCKTSLSDAEVEHEEQAGNFWHIKYPIVGTDRFLEIATTRPETMLGDTAIAVHPDDERYKDIVGKNVLLPLVNKEIPVVADYYVDKEFGTGAVKITPAHDPNDFEVGKRHNLEEINIMNDDATINEKGGKYAGMDRYEARKAIVEDLKEQGYLVEIEPHSHNVGTHDRCGTTVEPLIKQQWFVKMEELAKPAIEALKTGELKFVPERFNKIYLHWLENIKDWCISRQIWWGHRIPAYYCDECGDFVVAREMPETCPHCGCTHFTQDEDTLDTWFSSALWPFSTLGWPDKTEDLDYFYPTDVLVTGYDIIFFWVIRMVFSGYEHTGKSPFHTVLIHGLVRDSQGRKMSKSLGNGIDPLEVIDQYGCDALRLTLVTGNAPGNDMRFYHERVESSRNFANKVWNASRFIMMNMEENVVAEPDASLLNEADKWILSRVNRLAKDVTENMDKFELGIAVQKVYDFIWDEFCDWYVETAKYRIYHKEEEKAAADCVLWVLKTVLKQALKLLHPFMPFITEEIYSVLVPEEESLMMSEWPQFHAEWDFPAEENVMEHVKEITRGIRNMRAEMNVPNNRKTKVYVVCEDTEICDGISTLENSIKPLMMAEKILVQQTKENIADNAVSVVVPDAVVYLPLEDLVDFEQEMERLQKEEEKLKKEIKRAEGMLSNERFISKAPEAKVQEEREKLEKYTQMLQQVQERMAGLKK; encoded by the coding sequence ATGAGTAAAGAACTGGCAAAGACCTATGATCCAAAAGCGATCGAGGAAAAATTGTATGAAAGATGGTGTGAGAACAAGTATTTTCATGCGGAGGTGGACAGAAGCAGAAAACCGTTCACAACGGTGATGCCTCCTCCGAATATTACAGGAAAGCTGCATATGGGACATGCGCTGGACAATACATTGCAGGATATTCTGATTCGCTATAAGAGAATGCAGGGATACAATGCACTCTGGATTCCGGGAACTGATCATGCGGCAATCTCCACAGAGGTGAAGGTTACCAATCAGCTGAAGGAAGAAGGAATTGATAAGAAAGAACTGGGAAGAGAAGGATTCCTTGAGAGAACCTGGCAGTGGAAAGAAGAGTATGCGGGAACGATTGAAAATCAGCTGAAGAAGCTGGGAATTTCCTGTGACTGGGACAGAGAGCGTTTTACAATGGATGAGGGGTGTTCCAAGGCAGTAGAAGAAGTATTTATTAAATTATACGAAAAAGGGTATATTTACAAAGGTTCCAGAATCATCAACTGGTGTCCGAAATGTAAGACCTCTCTTTCTGATGCAGAGGTAGAGCATGAGGAGCAGGCAGGCAACTTCTGGCACATCAAATATCCGATCGTAGGAACAGATCGTTTTCTGGAGATCGCAACAACACGTCCGGAGACAATGCTGGGAGATACAGCCATTGCCGTACACCCGGACGATGAGAGATACAAAGATATCGTAGGCAAGAATGTATTGCTTCCGCTGGTGAATAAAGAGATTCCGGTCGTGGCGGATTACTATGTAGATAAAGAGTTTGGAACCGGTGCAGTAAAGATCACACCGGCTCATGACCCGAATGACTTCGAGGTTGGAAAGCGTCACAATCTGGAAGAGATCAACATTATGAATGATGATGCGACCATCAACGAAAAAGGCGGAAAATATGCAGGAATGGATCGCTACGAAGCGAGAAAAGCCATTGTTGAAGATTTAAAAGAGCAGGGATATCTGGTAGAAATCGAGCCGCACTCTCATAATGTAGGAACTCACGACCGCTGCGGAACGACAGTAGAGCCGTTGATCAAACAGCAGTGGTTTGTAAAGATGGAAGAGCTGGCGAAACCTGCAATCGAGGCACTTAAGACGGGAGAACTGAAATTTGTGCCGGAGCGTTTTAACAAGATTTATTTACACTGGCTGGAGAATATCAAAGACTGGTGTATTTCCAGACAGATCTGGTGGGGACACAGAATCCCTGCATACTACTGTGATGAATGTGGAGATTTTGTTGTGGCAAGAGAGATGCCGGAAACATGTCCGCACTGTGGCTGCACACACTTTACACAGGATGAGGATACACTGGATACATGGTTCAGTTCTGCACTGTGGCCGTTCTCCACACTTGGATGGCCGGACAAGACAGAAGATCTGGATTATTTCTATCCGACGGATGTTCTTGTAACAGGATATGACATCATCTTCTTCTGGGTAATCCGTATGGTATTCTCAGGATATGAGCATACAGGTAAATCTCCGTTCCATACAGTACTGATCCACGGTCTGGTAAGAGATTCTCAGGGACGCAAGATGAGCAAGTCACTTGGCAATGGAATCGATCCGCTGGAGGTCATCGACCAGTATGGATGCGATGCACTGCGTCTGACTCTTGTGACAGGAAATGCACCGGGAAATGATATGCGTTTTTATCATGAGAGAGTAGAGTCAAGCCGTAACTTTGCAAACAAAGTATGGAATGCATCCAGATTTATCATGATGAACATGGAAGAAAATGTAGTTGCAGAACCGGATGCGTCTTTGTTAAACGAGGCAGATAAGTGGATCTTATCCAGAGTCAACAGACTGGCAAAAGATGTGACAGAGAACATGGATAAATTCGAACTTGGAATCGCAGTTCAGAAAGTATATGACTTTATCTGGGATGAATTCTGTGACTGGTATGTAGAGACTGCAAAATACAGAATCTACCACAAAGAGGAAGAAAAAGCGGCTGCAGACTGTGTACTCTGGGTATTGAAAACAGTATTGAAACAGGCGTTGAAATTACTTCATCCGTTTATGCCGTTTATCACAGAGGAGATTTACAGCGTACTGGTACCGGAAGAAGAATCGCTGATGATGTCCGAGTGGCCACAGTTTCATGCGGAGTGGGATTTTCCGGCAGAAGAAAATGTGATGGAACATGTAAAAGAGATCACACGTGGTATCCGCAATATGCGCGCAGAGATGAATGTTCCGAACAACCGCAAGACAAAAGTATATGTCGTGTGTGAGGATACTGAAATCTGTGACGGAATCAGCACACTGGAGAATTCCATCAAGCCGCTGATGATGGCAGAAAAGATTCTGGTACAGCAGACGAAAGAGAATATCGCAGATAATGCCGTTTCTGTTGTGGTACCGGATGCAGTCGTATATCTGCCATTGGAAGACCTGGTAGATTTTGAGCAGGAGATGGAACGCCTGCAAAAAGAAGAGGAGAAACTGAAAAAAGAAATCAAACGAGCAGAGGGCATGCTCTCCAATGAGCGTTTTATCAGCAAAGCACCGGAGGCAAAAGTGCAGGAAGAGCGTGAAAAGCTCGAAAAATATACACAGATGCTTCAGCAGGTACAGGAGAGAATGGCCGGACTGAAAAAATAA
- a CDS encoding LTA synthase family protein, protein MKHIHMKKPDIKGFFQKIRNLKMQDIKEHFKERKERRRQILEKRRNGKFARKMQPVYRMMNRLSLVLHYLLACVLNFIIEIISRHSLFEAWDYLVGTPKVFFFNAFLIFATFSIVYLVRRRVFARILLSVFWLALGVCNGYMLLKRVTPFNAQDLKAWSEGLAVSKNYFSAMEFVLLGVGIVAVILWVISMWRRGGQYTGKMHRVWALFGVVISIGAYIGLTNIAIDKRVVSNYFGNIAFAYEDYGFPYCFAASVFNTGISEPSGYSKETMDEITDGGEFSKSSTGLEEGEMPNIMFVQLESFFDPTEVEWLQFSEDPIPNLRKMFQNYSSGYFKAPSVGAGTANTEFEVLTGMSMRFFGPGEYPYKTYAKTKYVESAASALSALGYGTEALHNNGGNFYSRAQVYNHMGFDHYTSKEFMNILQTTPNGWATDDVLLKYLDQSMNTTEGQDFVFTVSVQGHGEYPTEKVIENPKIVVTGPEDEGKKNAWEYYVNMVHEMDEFAGNLVRQIEERGEPTVLVFYGDHLPTMGLEAKDLKSKYLYNTNYVIWDNIGLKQEDKNLAAYQIMAEVFDRLDIHSGTVFNYHQQRRQTKNYQADLELLQYDLLYGKQYAYDKYGSPIKEGHMVMGVSDVTLDSVIEQLDGSYSLYGENFTKQSKVYVNGEKQTSTFLNNTRLDLKDVELKDGDVIQVNQVGSSETIFRESAQYEYKDEKLTKLPDAEDKVETGRNAFVNQDKDVKKESKDE, encoded by the coding sequence ATGAAACATATTCATATGAAGAAACCTGATATAAAAGGCTTTTTCCAGAAAATACGAAATTTAAAGATGCAGGATATCAAAGAGCATTTTAAGGAAAGAAAAGAGCGGCGCAGACAGATTCTGGAAAAGCGTCGCAATGGAAAATTCGCACGTAAAATGCAGCCGGTGTACAGGATGATGAATCGACTTTCATTAGTACTTCATTACCTGTTGGCATGTGTCTTAAACTTCATCATCGAGATCATATCCAGGCATTCCCTGTTTGAGGCATGGGACTATCTGGTAGGGACACCGAAGGTGTTTTTCTTCAACGCCTTTTTGATCTTTGCCACATTTTCTATTGTATATCTGGTCAGGAGACGTGTGTTTGCACGGATCCTGCTCAGTGTTTTCTGGCTGGCGCTTGGAGTTTGCAATGGATATATGCTGCTTAAAAGGGTTACGCCGTTCAATGCACAGGATCTGAAAGCATGGTCAGAAGGTCTGGCAGTGTCGAAGAATTATTTTTCGGCAATGGAGTTTGTTCTCCTTGGCGTAGGTATCGTGGCCGTGATCCTGTGGGTGATCTCCATGTGGAGAAGAGGCGGTCAGTACACAGGAAAGATGCATCGTGTGTGGGCTCTTTTCGGAGTTGTGATTTCTATCGGAGCCTATATCGGACTGACAAATATTGCGATTGACAAAAGGGTTGTTTCCAATTACTTTGGCAATATTGCATTTGCATATGAAGATTACGGATTCCCGTACTGTTTTGCTGCCAGTGTCTTTAATACAGGAATTTCAGAGCCTTCTGGATACAGTAAAGAGACAATGGATGAGATCACAGATGGCGGAGAGTTTTCCAAGAGCAGTACCGGATTAGAAGAAGGAGAGATGCCGAATATCATGTTCGTACAGCTGGAATCCTTTTTTGATCCGACAGAAGTGGAGTGGCTGCAGTTTTCCGAGGATCCGATTCCGAATCTGCGGAAGATGTTTCAAAATTATTCAAGCGGATATTTTAAGGCACCGTCGGTAGGAGCAGGTACGGCAAATACGGAATTTGAAGTGCTGACCGGAATGAGTATGCGTTTTTTCGGACCGGGAGAGTATCCGTATAAGACGTATGCCAAGACAAAATATGTGGAGAGTGCAGCATCTGCACTGAGTGCACTTGGATATGGTACAGAGGCACTGCACAATAACGGTGGAAATTTCTACAGCCGTGCACAGGTATATAACCATATGGGATTTGACCATTATACCAGCAAAGAGTTTATGAATATTTTGCAGACTACGCCAAATGGATGGGCAACGGATGACGTACTTTTAAAATACCTTGACCAGTCTATGAATACCACAGAAGGGCAGGATTTTGTCTTTACAGTCAGTGTTCAGGGACACGGAGAGTATCCGACGGAGAAAGTGATTGAAAATCCGAAGATCGTAGTAACCGGACCGGAGGATGAGGGCAAGAAAAACGCATGGGAATACTATGTCAATATGGTGCATGAGATGGATGAATTTGCAGGAAATCTGGTGCGTCAGATTGAAGAGCGCGGAGAACCGACCGTACTTGTATTCTACGGAGACCATCTTCCGACGATGGGACTGGAGGCAAAGGATTTAAAGAGCAAATATTTGTATAATACAAATTATGTGATCTGGGATAATATCGGATTAAAACAGGAAGATAAGAATCTGGCAGCATATCAGATCATGGCAGAAGTGTTTGACCGTCTGGATATTCATTCCGGAACTGTATTCAACTATCACCAGCAGAGACGTCAGACGAAAAATTATCAGGCAGATCTGGAACTGCTTCAGTACGATCTTCTTTACGGAAAGCAATACGCCTATGATAAATATGGCTCTCCGATCAAAGAAGGACATATGGTGATGGGAGTCAGTGATGTGACACTGGATAGTGTGATCGAGCAGTTGGATGGAAGTTACAGTCTGTATGGAGAGAACTTTACGAAACAGAGTAAGGTCTATGTCAACGGAGAGAAACAAACCAGCACCTTTTTGAACAATACCCGTCTGGATTTAAAAGATGTGGAGCTAAAAGACGGTGATGTGATCCAGGTCAATCAGGTTGGTTCCAGTGAGACTATTTTCAGGGAATCGGCACAATACGAATATAAGGATGAAAAACTCACCAAACTTCCGGATGCGGAGGATAAGGTGGAAACAGGACGAAATGCATTTGTCAATCAGGACAAAGATGTAAAGAAGGAAAGTAAAGATGAGTAG
- a CDS encoding bifunctional folylpolyglutamate synthase/dihydrofolate synthase — MSRVTYQEAETYISELPKFTKKNTLEHTQKFLSFLGNPQNGKKVIHVAGTNGKGSVCVYLDAMLRAQRKHTGLFTSPHLIRMNERIRMDGEPVSDETFTRLFLRTQQSVRRMEAEGLPHPSFFEFLFGMAMAGFEEAGVEYVILETGLGGRLDATNSISGPLTCILTSIGLDHTEILGNTLEEIAAEKAGILKPHVPVIFADTQQESSRVIEERAGELGCPCKKIGKSAYEILKIQDGTLAFSPSNAYYGDTTWKLQNTAMYQPENAMLAMEAMRMIFGEQGDVSGWREALSQVKWEGRMEEILPDFYVDGAHNVSAVRMFVQSIQRDRREKVVLFSAVREKNYEEMIRILCQEKSVSEYVITLIEDKRAAQTEELKQIFQKYTDKPVVVKEELHQALTYLFSRKAGKAVYCLGSLYLTGMIKAITEEAG; from the coding sequence ATGAGTAGAGTGACTTATCAGGAAGCAGAAACGTATATTTCGGAATTGCCGAAATTTACGAAGAAAAATACACTGGAGCACACGCAGAAGTTTCTTTCTTTTCTCGGCAATCCACAGAATGGAAAAAAGGTCATCCATGTAGCAGGCACGAACGGAAAAGGTTCGGTCTGCGTGTATCTGGATGCGATGCTTCGGGCCCAGAGAAAGCACACAGGGCTTTTCACATCTCCGCATCTGATCCGGATGAATGAACGCATCCGGATGGATGGAGAACCGGTTTCAGACGAGACATTTACCCGTCTGTTTTTACGGACACAACAGAGCGTAAGGAGAATGGAGGCCGAAGGCCTTCCTCATCCGAGCTTTTTTGAATTTCTGTTCGGGATGGCGATGGCAGGCTTTGAGGAAGCAGGCGTGGAATATGTAATACTGGAAACAGGACTGGGCGGACGGCTGGATGCGACAAATTCTATCAGCGGTCCGCTTACCTGTATCCTCACATCGATCGGACTGGATCATACCGAGATTCTGGGAAATACGCTGGAAGAGATTGCGGCAGAAAAGGCAGGAATCTTAAAGCCGCATGTTCCTGTCATATTTGCAGATACACAGCAGGAGAGCAGTCGGGTTATTGAAGAGCGGGCAGGAGAGCTTGGCTGTCCTTGTAAAAAAATAGGGAAAAGTGCGTACGAAATTCTGAAAATTCAGGACGGAACTCTTGCATTTTCTCCGTCAAATGCGTATTATGGAGATACTACATGGAAATTGCAGAACACTGCCATGTATCAGCCGGAAAATGCCATGCTTGCCATGGAGGCCATGCGTATGATCTTCGGAGAGCAGGGAGATGTCTCTGGATGGAGAGAGGCACTTTCGCAAGTGAAGTGGGAAGGCAGAATGGAAGAGATTCTGCCGGATTTTTATGTAGACGGCGCTCACAATGTGAGTGCGGTAAGGATGTTTGTGCAGAGTATCCAAAGAGACAGACGAGAAAAGGTCGTGTTATTTTCTGCTGTCAGAGAGAAAAATTACGAAGAGATGATCCGGATTCTCTGTCAGGAGAAGAGCGTCAGCGAATATGTGATCACTCTGATCGAAGATAAGCGGGCTGCACAGACAGAAGAACTAAAGCAGATATTTCAGAAATATACAGATAAACCTGTTGTGGTAAAAGAAGAACTGCACCAGGCACTTACATATCTATTCTCCCGAAAGGCAGGAAAGGCGGTGTATTGCCTCGGATCTCTTTATCTGACAGGAATGATAAAAGCGATAACAGAGGAGGCAGGGTGA
- a CDS encoding tetratricopeptide repeat protein, with the protein MNYTEKILHQSNYWYNDGLRKAQIRDMSGAITSLRKSLQYNRANIDARNLLGLVYYGRGEVAEGLVEWIISKNLKPKDNLADRFIDEVQKSAKKLEQINQAVKKYNQCLIYCEQQGEDLAIIQLKKVIAAHPTFLKAYQLLALLYLHTAQYTKARQILKTARKLDTTNDITLRYMHELSLIGGQKTTKKSREESVEYKLGNETIIQPAHGKRVRQISGKVTAGNIFAGVLIGAAIVWFLIVPSVDEAKVAKQNKQVVEYSNRINALEAQVSAQTKTLDEYRAQDSDKEAQAQSAASTSESYENLMTVSSQYESGEYSDATLADTLLNVNRDALGQSGQALYDELSTEIFPGACETKYQNGMAALNVANYETAIDALGKVVRMDEQYDSGAALLNLGIAYMRSGDNENAKTYFNRVAELFPGTENEATAKSNLNSMGDTTADDTKTADDTQE; encoded by the coding sequence ATGAACTATACGGAGAAAATCCTGCACCAGTCAAACTACTGGTACAATGATGGGCTGAGGAAGGCGCAGATCAGGGATATGTCCGGTGCGATTACCTCTCTTCGGAAAAGTCTGCAGTACAACAGGGCGAATATTGATGCCAGAAATCTTTTGGGTCTCGTGTATTATGGCAGGGGAGAAGTAGCAGAGGGGCTTGTGGAGTGGATCATCAGTAAGAATTTAAAGCCTAAGGACAACCTGGCGGATCGTTTTATTGATGAAGTCCAGAAATCAGCAAAAAAACTGGAGCAGATCAATCAGGCAGTCAAGAAGTATAACCAGTGTCTGATTTATTGTGAACAGCAGGGAGAAGATCTGGCGATCATCCAGCTGAAAAAAGTGATCGCAGCACACCCGACATTTTTGAAAGCGTATCAGCTTCTTGCACTTTTGTATCTTCATACTGCACAGTATACAAAGGCGCGGCAGATTTTAAAAACGGCAAGAAAACTGGATACGACGAATGACATTACGCTGCGCTATATGCATGAATTGTCGCTGATCGGCGGGCAGAAGACAACGAAAAAATCCAGAGAAGAGAGTGTGGAGTACAAGCTGGGCAATGAGACGATCATTCAGCCGGCACACGGAAAAAGAGTCAGACAGATTTCAGGGAAAGTAACGGCAGGCAATATTTTTGCCGGGGTACTGATCGGAGCCGCAATCGTCTGGTTTCTGATCGTTCCTTCTGTAGATGAAGCGAAGGTGGCAAAGCAGAATAAGCAGGTTGTAGAATACAGCAACAGGATCAATGCACTGGAAGCACAGGTCAGTGCACAGACAAAGACATTGGATGAGTACCGGGCACAGGATTCGGACAAAGAAGCGCAGGCGCAGAGCGCGGCCAGCACATCGGAGAGTTATGAGAATCTGATGACGGTATCCAGCCAGTATGAGAGCGGAGAGTATTCAGATGCGACGCTGGCAGATACGCTTCTGAACGTGAACCGGGATGCACTGGGACAGAGCGGACAGGCACTCTATGATGAGCTCTCAACAGAGATTTTTCCGGGAGCCTGTGAGACAAAATATCAGAATGGAATGGCAGCACTCAATGTTGCAAATTATGAGACGGCGATTGATGCACTGGGAAAAGTAGTGCGGATGGATGAGCAGTATGACAGTGGAGCTGCCCTGTTAAATCTCGGGATCGCTTATATGAGAAGCGGTGACAATGAGAATGCAAAGACTTATTTTAATCGTGTGGCGGAGCTGTTCCCGGGAACAGAAAATGAGGCGACAGCCAAAAGTAATTTGAACTCAATGGGTGATACCACTGCAGACGATACCAAAACGGCAGATGATACGCAGGAATAA
- a CDS encoding STAS domain-containing protein, whose amino-acid sequence MEYQVQENCLTIFLPKEVDHHNAEEVKKSADAIIEKEHIKYVIFDFEQTDFMDSSGIGVIMGRYRMICLIGGEVWAVHANARIRKILTMSGVTKIMQIYEEEQV is encoded by the coding sequence ATGGAATATCAGGTACAGGAAAATTGTCTGACGATTTTTCTTCCAAAAGAGGTGGATCATCACAATGCAGAGGAAGTGAAAAAGAGTGCAGATGCGATCATAGAAAAAGAGCATATCAAATATGTCATTTTTGACTTTGAACAGACAGATTTTATGGATAGTTCGGGAATCGGCGTGATCATGGGGAGATACCGAATGATCTGTCTGATCGGAGGAGAGGTGTGGGCAGTCCATGCCAATGCCAGGATAAGAAAGATCCTGACCATGTCGGGAGTCACGAAAATCATGCAAATATATGAGGAGGAACAGGTATGA
- the spoIIAB gene encoding anti-sigma F factor, with product MKDTNEMEILFDSRSENEGFARVAVAAFMTQLNPTVEEVSDVKTAVSEAVTNAIIHGYDNQICKVSIRCSVRGKELMVEVRDTGKGIENIKQAMTPMYTSKPELERSGMGFSFMEAFMDNVHVISEPGEGTRVIMKKSIGKERETWITQSL from the coding sequence ATGAAGGATACCAATGAAATGGAAATTTTATTTGACAGCCGTTCAGAAAATGAAGGATTTGCAAGAGTAGCAGTAGCAGCGTTTATGACACAGTTAAATCCGACGGTGGAAGAAGTTTCAGATGTCAAAACAGCAGTGTCAGAAGCTGTGACAAATGCGATCATTCACGGATATGATAATCAGATTTGTAAGGTCTCTATCCGATGCAGTGTCAGAGGAAAAGAACTGATGGTAGAAGTCAGAGATACAGGAAAGGGAATTGAAAATATCAAACAGGCAATGACTCCGATGTATACAAGCAAACCGGAGCTGGAACGTTCCGGGATGGGATTTTCTTTTATGGAAGCGTTTATGGATAACGTACATGTAATCTCAGAACCCGGAGAAGGAACCAGAGTTATCATGAAAAAGAGCATTGGGAAAGAAAGGGAGACATGGATCACACAATCGCTTTGA
- the sigF gene encoding RNA polymerase sporulation sigma factor SigF → MDHTIALIEKSHNGDKEAREQLVEENIGLIWCVVKRFYGRGIEAEDLFQIGSIGLIKAIDKFDLSYDVKFSTYAVPMISGEIKRFLRDDGMIKVSRSLKELSYRIFQTREKMTDGLGREPTLEELSQEMGVEKEELVQAMEASGEVESLYRPIHQKEGSEISLLDKLEEKEHREEKILDRMLLGQLLEKLDGQERTLIYLRYFAEKTQSAVGKEMGISQVQVSRMEKKIIQNLREMTH, encoded by the coding sequence ATGGATCACACAATCGCTTTGATCGAAAAATCACACAATGGAGATAAAGAAGCGAGAGAACAACTGGTGGAAGAAAATATCGGGCTGATCTGGTGTGTTGTAAAACGGTTTTATGGACGGGGAATCGAGGCAGAAGATCTTTTTCAGATAGGGAGTATCGGGCTTATCAAGGCAATCGACAAATTTGATCTGTCCTATGACGTGAAATTTTCAACCTATGCCGTTCCTATGATATCAGGAGAAATCAAGCGCTTTTTAAGAGATGACGGAATGATCAAAGTCAGCCGTTCACTCAAGGAACTCTCTTATCGGATCTTTCAGACGAGAGAGAAGATGACAGACGGACTGGGAAGAGAGCCGACGCTGGAAGAACTGTCACAGGAGATGGGAGTAGAAAAAGAAGAACTGGTGCAGGCAATGGAAGCCTCAGGAGAGGTTGAATCTCTGTATCGTCCGATCCATCAAAAAGAAGGAAGTGAGATTTCGCTTCTGGACAAGTTGGAAGAAAAAGAACACCGGGAAGAGAAAATTCTGGATCGAATGCTGCTTGGGCAGCTGTTGGAAAAATTAGACGGACAGGAAAGAACCTTGATCTATCTGCGGTATTTTGCGGAAAAAACACAGTCGGCAGTGGGAAAAGAAATGGGAATTTCCCAGGTTCAGGTGTCCAGAATGGAAAAGAAAATCATTCAAAATTTAAGAGAGATGACGCACTGA
- a CDS encoding stage V sporulation protein AA, which yields MAVNQDTLYVKGDRNVEVTKREVTLGDLVSMECSNRVILPHLKTMKVLKIPENGEKRYVISILKIIACIHEKYPGLEVQNLGETDLIVTYEMQKTPSKWVHVAKTILVVLITFFGAAFSMMAFNNDVDVDKLFGYIYYWMTGKQSSGFTILEVSYSVGITIGILVFFNHFGKRRFSVDPTPMEVQMRLYENDIQTTLIEDAARKEEELDVDRANRPGAHRT from the coding sequence ATGGCTGTTAATCAGGATACGCTGTATGTAAAAGGAGACAGAAATGTAGAAGTGACAAAGCGGGAAGTGACACTTGGAGATCTGGTTTCTATGGAATGCAGTAACCGCGTTATCCTGCCGCATTTGAAGACAATGAAGGTCTTGAAAATTCCGGAAAATGGAGAAAAGCGGTATGTGATCTCCATTTTAAAGATTATTGCGTGTATCCATGAGAAATATCCGGGACTGGAAGTGCAGAATCTGGGAGAAACGGATTTGATCGTCACATATGAAATGCAGAAAACACCGTCGAAATGGGTGCATGTGGCAAAAACGATCCTGGTAGTACTGATCACATTTTTTGGAGCGGCGTTTTCCATGATGGCATTTAACAATGATGTGGATGTGGATAAGCTGTTTGGATATATCTATTACTGGATGACAGGAAAACAAAGCAGCGGCTTTACAATACTGGAGGTCTCCTATTCTGTAGGAATTACGATCGGGATTCTGGTATTCTTCAATCATTTTGGAAAGAGGCGGTTTTCTGTGGATCCGACGCCGATGGAGGTGCAGATGCGTCTGTATGAAAATGACATCCAGACAACATTGATCGAGGATGCTGCACGAAAGGAGGAAGAACTGGATGTGGACAGAGCAAATCGTCCTGGGGCTCATAGGACTTAG
- a CDS encoding stage V sporulation protein AB — translation MWTEQIVLGLIGLSSGVAVAGGLFAFIVELGVVADLADRTHTAESLLLYEDSIALGGILGNAVFCFQIMIPCAGFILPFFGVLSGIFVGCWAMALAEILNVFPIFIRRVKLVRYIKWFIIGIALGKGFGACIGFLQ, via the coding sequence ATGTGGACAGAGCAAATCGTCCTGGGGCTCATAGGACTTAGCTCCGGAGTTGCAGTGGCAGGCGGATTATTTGCATTTATCGTAGAACTTGGAGTAGTGGCAGACCTGGCTGACCGGACACATACGGCAGAAAGTCTTTTGCTGTATGAGGATTCTATCGCCCTTGGCGGGATTTTAGGAAATGCCGTGTTTTGTTTTCAGATCATGATTCCTTGTGCAGGCTTTATTCTTCCCTTTTTCGGTGTGCTGTCCGGCATATTTGTAGGATGCTGGGCAATGGCATTGGCAGAAATCCTGAATGTATTTCCGATTTTTATCAGGAGAGTCAAGCTGGTACGCTATATCAAGTGGTTTATCATCGGGATTGCACTTGGAAAAGGCTTTGGAGCATGTATTGGATTTTTGCAATGA